In Phaeobacter gallaeciensis DSM 26640, a genomic segment contains:
- a CDS encoding NAD(P)-dependent oxidoreductase: MAKQPMLKFVQIDRDMPSKRAAEDRREDFDEIYAEFAAAKAEEQASRCSQCGVPYCQSHCPLHNNIPDWLRLTATGRLQEAYETSQATNTFPEICGRICPQDRLCEGNCVIEQSGHGTVTIGAVEKYITDTAWDQGWVQPIKPAHERGESVGIIGAGPGGLAAADMLRRAGVKVTIYDRYDRAGGLLTYGIPGFKLEKDVVMRRNQLLADGGVEFVMNCNVGQDISFDDIRAKHDAVIIATGVYKSRDLEMPGSGATGIVKAIDFLTVSNKASNFGDSIEEFDNGTLNAEGKRVVVIGGGDTAMDCVRTSIRQGATSVKCLYRRDRANMPGSQRETQNAEEEGVVFEWLSAPKGFTDDGGKVAGVMVQKMRLGQPDASGRQAPEVIEGADYIEPAELVIKALGFEPEDLPTLWGQPELPVTRWGTVKAAFQSGATELDGVYAVGDIVRGASLVVWAIKDGRDCAEAILNRFNTAASSMAAE, from the coding sequence GTGGCCAAGCAACCGATGCTCAAGTTCGTGCAGATCGATCGCGACATGCCCAGCAAACGGGCCGCAGAAGATCGCAGGGAAGATTTCGACGAAATCTATGCCGAATTCGCGGCCGCAAAGGCCGAAGAACAGGCCAGCCGCTGCAGCCAATGTGGTGTGCCGTACTGCCAGTCGCATTGCCCTTTGCACAATAACATCCCTGACTGGCTGCGCCTGACAGCCACGGGCCGTCTGCAAGAGGCCTATGAGACCAGTCAGGCCACCAATACCTTCCCCGAGATCTGTGGCCGGATCTGTCCGCAGGATCGCCTTTGTGAGGGCAACTGTGTGATTGAGCAATCGGGCCATGGTACTGTGACCATCGGCGCGGTGGAGAAATATATCACCGATACCGCCTGGGATCAAGGGTGGGTGCAACCGATCAAACCGGCGCACGAGCGTGGCGAATCTGTTGGTATCATTGGCGCAGGCCCGGGTGGCCTTGCGGCGGCGGACATGCTGCGCCGCGCCGGTGTGAAAGTTACGATTTATGACCGCTATGACCGCGCCGGTGGTCTGCTGACCTACGGCATCCCCGGCTTCAAGCTGGAGAAAGACGTGGTGATGCGCCGCAATCAGCTACTGGCAGACGGTGGTGTTGAGTTCGTGATGAACTGCAATGTGGGTCAGGATATTTCCTTTGATGATATCCGCGCCAAACATGATGCGGTGATCATTGCCACAGGTGTTTACAAATCCCGCGATCTGGAAATGCCTGGTTCCGGTGCCACCGGCATCGTGAAGGCGATCGACTTTCTGACCGTGTCCAACAAGGCGTCGAACTTCGGCGACAGCATCGAAGAGTTCGACAACGGCACTCTGAACGCCGAGGGCAAGCGCGTTGTGGTCATTGGCGGTGGTGACACCGCGATGGACTGCGTGCGGACCTCTATCCGTCAGGGCGCAACTTCGGTCAAATGCCTCTACCGTCGTGACCGCGCCAATATGCCCGGCTCCCAGCGTGAAACCCAGAACGCTGAGGAAGAAGGCGTGGTGTTTGAATGGCTGTCGGCGCCCAAAGGCTTCACCGATGACGGCGGCAAGGTCGCAGGCGTGATGGTGCAGAAAATGCGCCTTGGCCAGCCCGATGCCTCTGGCCGTCAGGCCCCTGAGGTCATCGAAGGTGCTGATTATATTGAGCCTGCCGAATTGGTGATCAAGGCGCTCGGGTTTGAGCCTGAGGACCTGCCGACTCTCTGGGGTCAGCCGGAACTGCCGGTGACCCGCTGGGGTACCGTCAAGGCCGCGTTCCAATCCGGCGCGACCGAGCTGGATGGCGTGTACGCGGTCGGTGACATCGTGCGTGGTGCGTCGCTGGTCGTCTGGGCCATCAAGGATGGGCGCGACTGCGCCGAGGCGATCCTGAACCGTTTCAACACCGCCGCCAGCAGCATGGCCGCCGAGTAA